The following proteins are encoded in a genomic region of Pyrus communis chromosome 11, drPyrComm1.1, whole genome shotgun sequence:
- the LOC137707693 gene encoding serine/threonine-protein kinase 12-like: MEPVPQQQQQPAGGPRFTLLKQSSLAPDRDDSVTPEPVDPRVRLMYMANEGDLDAIRELLDSGTNVNFSDIDGRTALHVAACQGQTDVVKLLLQRGAEVDPRDCWGSTPLADAIYYKNGDVIKLLEDYGAKPPMAPMHVQNSREVPEYEINPDELDFSNSVEITKGTYRIASWRGIQVAVKTLGEKVFADEDKVNAFRDELALLQKIRHPNVVQFLGAVTQSSPMMIVIEYLSKGDFRAYLKRKGALKPPSAVKFSLDIARGMNYLHEHKPEAIIHRDLEPSNILRDDSGHLKVADFGVSKLLKVANTVKEDRPVTSQDTWRYVAPEVYRNEEYDTKVDVFSFALILQEMIEGCIPFSTKPETEVPKAYVANERPPFRAPPKHYAHGLKELIEECWREDPFKRPSFKQIIKRLDDINNQFARKRRWKVKPLTCLQNLESLLKKDRTSPSSRSSSCSTMR, encoded by the exons atggaaCCCGTGCCACAGCAACAGCAGCAACCAGCAGGAGGGCCCCGCTTCACTCTGCTGAAGCAGTCCTCGCTGGCGCCGGACCGGGACGACTCGGTGACGCCCGAGCCGGTTGACCCGCGGGTGCGGCTCATGTACATGGCCAACGAGGGCGACTTGGACGCCATTCGAGAGCTCCTCGACTCCGGCACCAATGTCAATTTCAGTGACATCGACGGCCGCACCGCCCTCCACGTCGCCGCTTGCCAGGGCCAAACCGACGTCGTCAAGCTCTTGCTCCAAAGAGGCGCCGAGGTTGACCCGCGTGACTGTTGGGGCAGCACG CCTCTTGCAGATGCAATTTATTACAAAAACGGTGATGTTATCAAACTTTTGGAGGATTACGGTGCTAAACCTCCG ATGGCTCCAATGCATGTCCAGAACTCACGGGAAGTCCCCGAATACGAGATTAATCCTGATGAGCTTGATTTCTCCAATAGTGTCGAGATAACCAAG GGAACCTATCGTATTGCATCGTGGCGTGGAATTCAAGTTGCAGTTAAAACGCTTGGGGAGAAAGTATTTGCTGATGAAGATAAAGT AAATGCATTCAGGGATGAGCTTGCTCTACTTCAGAAGATACGGCATCCAAACGTTGTCCAATTTTTGGGTGCTGTAACACAAAGCAGTCCAATGATGATTGTCATAGAATATCTATCCAAG GGAGATTTTCGTGCGTATCTTAAAAGGAAAGGTGCATTAAAACCACCATCAGCAGTAAAGTTTTCACTCGACATTGCTAG GGGGATGAATTACTTGCATGAGCATAAACCTGAAGCCATAATTCATCGAGACCTGGAGCCCTC AAACATATTGCGGGATGATTCGGGGCATCTGAAAGTTGCAGACTTTGGGGTGAGCAAGCTACTGAAAGTTGCAAATACAGTTAAAGAAGACAGACCTGTGACAAGTCAAGACACTT GGAGATATGTGGCTCCAGAGGTTTACAGAAATGAAGAATATGATACCAAAGTGGATGTTTTTTCGTTTGCTTTGATCTTGCAAGAg ATGATTGAAGGTTGCATACCATTTTCTACAAAGCCAGAAACGGAAGTTCCTAAAGCATATGTTGCAAATGAGCGCCCACCATTTAGAGCGCCACCAAAGCATTATGCACACGGATTGAAGGA GTTAATCGAGGAGTGTTGGCGTGAGGACCCATTCAAGAGACCATCATTCAAGCAAATAATTAAGAGGTTGGATGACATTAATAACCAGTTTGCTCGAAAAAGACGCTGGAAG GTCAAGCCACTTACATGTCTCCAGAATCTCGAGTCCTTGTTGAAGAAAGATCGAACAAGTCCAAGCAGCCGTTCATCTTCCTGCTCTACAATGAGATGA
- the LOC137709083 gene encoding ATP-dependent DNA helicase pfh1-like gives MLSVKFFAYAFSAQRNFSTKTSGKSINCVEDKYKFRPKPKNPRVKWTEQQKQIISAISEGKSVFITGSAGTGKTMLVKHIIKLLKRCHTPSKVFVTAPTGVAACAISGQTLHSFAGIGCGNDDRDTLLSRVLSNKEACRKWSKAEALVIDEISMVDGELLDSLEYIAKYIRQIDEIWGGMQLVVGGDFFQLPPVKTEWNSESKEFAFEADCWESSFDLQVNLTKVFRQSDPRLIRILQGIRTGEIDPEDLKFLENSCADSEPDPSAVQFYPRIQDVNRVNASRLESLGNELVVYTSVDSGHDPWKRQLEQVIAPKEIGLCKDARVMLLKNLNTQHGLVNGATGTVMAFRKTKDVGLTSICDGGLLPIVKFDSGIIKVIKPKTWDVTEGDSVVAQREQLPLTLAWASSIHKCQGMTLDRLYTDLSKSFGYGMVYVTLSRVKNLEGLYISGFHPSKIKVHPKVKQFYKRFSGEHEKEVEDNVTQKKYRSNHNGGWGNKDEEVENDNAIQKKYRTNDIGRKGNDGSGYTLEQL, from the coding sequence atgctGAGTGTGAAGTTTTTTGCGTATGCATTTTCTGCACAGAGAAATTTTAGCACCAAAACTAGTGGAAAAAGCATAAATTGTGTTGAAGATAAATACAAATTCAGACCCAAACCCAAAAACCCTAGAGTTAAGTGGACTGAACAGCAGAAACAAATCATATCTGCCATTTCTGAGGGGAAATCTGTGTTCATTACCGGTTCCGCGGGGACCGGGAAAACAATGTTGGTTAAGCACATTATAAAACTGTTGAAGAGATGTCACACACCTTCAAAGGTTTTTGTCACGGCACCTACTGGCGTTGCGGCTTGTGCAATCAGTGGGCAGACCCTTCACTCTTTCGCCGGTATTGGTTGTGGCAATGATGATAGGGATACTTTGCTGAGTAGGGTTCTCTCGAATAAGGAGGCTTGTAGGAAGTGGTCGAAAGCCGAGGCGTTGGTCATAGATGAAATTAGCATGGTTGACGGGGAGTTGCTTGATAGTCTTGAATACATTGCAAAATACATACGACAAATTGATGAAATTTGGGGTGGAATGCAGCTTGTTGTGGGTGGGGATTTCTTTCAGTTACCACCTGTAAAAACTGAGTGGAATTCAGAGAGTAAGGAATTTGCATTTGAAGCAGACTGTTGGGAATCTAGCTTTGATTTACAAGTTAATCTTACAAAGGTTTTTCGGCAGTCAGACCCTCGACTGATCAGGATACTTCAGGGTATTAGAACAGGGGAGATTGATCCTGAAGACTTGAAGTTTTTAGAAAATTCTTGCGCAGATTCTGAGCCAGATCCGTCTGCAGTACAATTCTATCCAAGGATTCAAGACGTAAATAGAGTGAATGCAAGTAGATTGGAGAGCTTGGGTAATGAACTTGTTGTTTATACTTCAGTTGATAGTGGTCACGATCCTTGGAAGAGACAGCTTGAACAGGTGATTGCGCCTAAGGAAATTGGCTTATGTAAAGATGCAAGGGTGATGCTGCTAAAAAATTTGAACACTCAGCATGGCCTGGTAAATGGTGCTACTGGTACTGTTATGGCATTTCGTAAGACCAAAGATGTGGGATTGACGAGCATATGTGATGGTGGGCTGCTACCAATAGTTAAATTTGATTCGGGGATAATAAAGGTGATAAAACCAAAAACATGGGATGTGACAGAGGGAGATTCAGTAGTTGCTCAAAGAGAGCAGCTACCTCTCACACTGGCTTGggcttcaagcattcacaagtGCCAGGGCATGACTCTGGACCGTCTTTACACCGATCTCTCAAAATCTTTCGGATATGGAATGGTTTATGTAACTCTTTCCCGTGTGAAAAACTTGGAAGGCCTGTATATATCCGGTTTCCATCCCAGCAAGATTAAGGTGCACCCTAAGGTTAAGCAGTTTTATAAAAGGTTTTCTGGCGAACATGAAAAGGAGGTTGAGGATAATGTCACCCAGAAAAAGTATCGTAGCAATCATAATGGTGGATGGGGAAACAAAGATGAGGAGGTTGAGAATGATAATGCCATCCAGAAAAAATACCGTACCAATGATATCGGCAGAAAAGGAAACGATGGCAGCGGATACACATTGGAACAACTGTAG